In the Carboxydothermus hydrogenoformans Z-2901 genome, TAATCGGGGGAGCGGCCATCGACGAAAGGGGAGTGCCCCTTCCCGAAGAAACGGTGGAACTTGGAAAACAATGTGATGCTATTTTGTTAGGGGCTGTAGGGGGGCCCAAGTGGGATAATTTGCCGCCGGAAATTCGGCCCGAATTGGGAGGGCTTTTAAAAATTCGCAAAGTATTTGACCTGTATGCCAACCTGCGGCCGGTAATGTTTTTTCCGGAGCTGAAAAATGCTTCCCCTTTAAAGCCGGACATAATTGAGGGTGTGGATATTTTAATGGTCCGGGAGTTAACGGGAGGTCTTTATTTTGGCGAGAAGAAGCGGTTCACTACCGAGCAAGGGGAACAAGCGGTAATTGATACCTTGATTTATACCGAAAAAGAAGTGGAAAGGGTAGTAAGACTTGGTTTTGAGTTAGCGCAAAAACGAAGAGGTAAACTTACTTTGGTGGATAAAGCCAATGTTTTAGAAAGCTCCCGTTTTTGGCGGGAGATAACCGGGGAGATTAAAAAAGAGTATCCGGATGTTGAGCTTTCCTACATGTATGTTGATAACTGTGCAATGCAGCTTATAAGGAATCCCCGGCAGTTTGATGTAATCGTTACCGAAAACATGTTTGGGGATATTTTAACCGATGAAGGCTCGGTTTTGGCCGGTTCCATTGGCCTTTTACCCTCGGCCAGCTTAAACGGAAAGTTTGGGTTATATGAGCCGATCCACGGTTCGGCACCGGATATTGCCGGACAAAACAAAGCTAACCCCCTGGCGACAATTTTATCCGCCGGGATGATGTTAAGATACAGTTTAGACTGCCCGGAAGAAGCGTTACTTATTGAAAAAGCGGTAAAAGCAGTATTACAAAAAGGTTACCGGACGGGTGATATTTTGGAGCCGGGTACTACGTTAGTTACCTGTGAAGAAATGGGTGATTTAGTAGCGGAAGAAATCTTAGGTGGGGTTTATGATGAAGGTTTACCTTTATGATACTACTTTAAGGGATGGAGCTCAGGCGGAAGGGATAAATTATACCGTTTCCGATAAATTAAAAATTGCCAGGAAATTAATTGCCTTTGGCATTGATTATTTAGAAGGTGGGTGGCCGGGAGCAAATCCTAAAGATTTAGAGTTTTTCCAGGAAGCCAAAAAGCTTGATTTTAATAAAACTAAGCTTGCGGCTTTTGGTTCAACCCGCCATCCAAGGCTAAAAGTTAAGGACGACCCTAACCTTCTGAACCTGATAAAAAGTGAAGCCCCGGTAGTTACGGTATTTGGTAAATCATGGGACTTGCATGTAGAGAGTGCTCTGGCTACAACCCTGGAAAACAACCTTTTAATGGTGTACGAAACGGTTGCCTTTTTAAAAGAGGTTGGGCGGGAAGTGGTTTTTGATGCGGAACATTTTTTTGACGGTTTTAAAAATAATCCCGAGTATGCTCTCAAAGTTATCGAACAGGCCGCCAGGGCTGGAGCCGATTTCATAGTATTATGTGATACCAACGGTGGAAGTTTGCCCAAAGAGATTCGGGCCGGGGTGGAAGCAGCTTTAAAAATTCACCCCCGTATCGGTATTCACGCTCATAACGATTCGGAACTGGCGGTGGCCAACAGTTTAATAGCGGTGGAAACGGGAGCTACTATGGTTCAGGGGACGATTAACGGCTATGGAGAACGGTGCGGTAATGCCAACCTCTGTTCCGTAATTCCTAACCTTATTTTAAAAATGGGAGTGGAGGTAAATTGTCAGGATAATTTAAAAAACCTGACCCGGCTTTCCCGTTATGTATCGGAGATAGCCAACCTCCATCCCAATCCCTATCAGCCGTATACCGGGCAGAGCGCCTTTACCCATAAAGGCGGGGTTCATGCCAGTGCGCTCTTAAAGGATAAGGGTACTTATGAGCATATTCCGCCGGAACTGGTAGGCAACCACCGGAAAGTTTCCATTTCCGACCAAGCCGGAGTTTCAAACCTTCTTTTTAACAGTGAGAACCTGGGGCTATCGGAAGAAGAGGTAAAAACCTATGGTAAAGAACTGGTGGCGGCAATTAAGGCGATGGAGCACCAGGGCTACCAGTTTGAAGGGGCCGAAGCTTCTTTGGAGCTTTTGGTTCGAAAAGTTACGGGAAAGCTTTCGGAACCGTTTAAAATTGACAACTCCAAGCTGATCATTGAAATCAAGGAAGATGGCCGGGTCTTATCCGAAGCGGTGGTTAAAGTCCGGGTGGGGGATACCACCATTCATACCGCTTCCGATGGCAACGGTCCGGTTAACGCTTTAGATAATGCCTTAAGGAAAGCTCTTTTAGAAATATACCCCAATCTTTCGGAGCTTAAGCTTACCGACTATAAGGTCCGGGTCTTAAACGAAAAAGCCGGGACGGAGGCGGTGGTGCGGGTGTTAATTGAATCGTCAGCTGGCGAGAAAAGTATCAACACCGTGGGAGTTTCCACCAATATCATTGAAGCCAGTTTAAAAGCCCTGACCGACAGCTTGATTTACTTTTTAATCAATAACAATGAAGGGACTGTTTCTTAAAACAGTCCCTTGTCTTTTTCATAAATGCTTATAAACTTTAAAAAGGGTTCGAGATTTATTTTATATTTTTGCAGGTGTAACTTAAGGGAATCTAATGAGATATTTTTTTGGTTATATTTTAAAAGCATTGCTACATCAAATAAATCTTTAGGTCCTCCAGCTAAGAGTTTTTGAGCAATTAAATCATAAAGGCTAATTATTTTAAATTTCTCTTTTTCCTCAATGGTTACTTCTATAGCATTATTTACGAAATCGATTTCATGAGGGAAGCGTGCCATAATTATGTCAATACTCACATTATCAATTACAGCTTTAATTATGTCTCCTACGGGATCTGCTAAAGATGATTTTATATAGTTAAATTTTACTGAATTTCTTTCAAGGATATCAAAAAAAATTTCCTGGGGTTCGGGCCAAAGGGCTAAGATGTCAATATCAAAAGTGCTTCTTGGTTCAGCATAAAAAGAAACGGCCAATCCCCCGATTAGGCAATAACGAATCTTTTCTTTTTCAAAGATGTTAGTTATTTTCTTTAAACTTTGAATCACCTATTTCACCCTTTTTCAAGGTCAAAATCGTTTCGTTAATTTTTTCAATAATTAATAACTTTTCTTTAAAGGAGAGATTTGCCGTCGGCGATAATGGTCGAGAATCGTTTTTTATTTTTGCAAAAATGAATTCTAGCTGAGCTTGGAAATTGGATTTCATAGTAACCCCCTGAAGTAATTATAGCTAAAATACCAGATAATGTAAATATGGGGTTTTTACAGATATTTTTGGTAACCGTGGTAAGTTTCTACCAGCCTTCCGGCGGCTAAGGATTACATTAAAATAACGACCCTAAAAATCCTTTTAACGCCGGCTTTTTTTTCTTTTTCGGTCATAATTTGACCAGACAATTCCCACAGCGGTGACTGCAGCCAAAGTGATACCTTTTACCAGAGCGCGTTCAACTAAATCCGGCTTTAATTCAGGGGCAAATTTTGCTGCCATAGGTAAAATTTTTGTCACAATTACCCCAATAAAGCCATTTAATCTTAAAAAGGAAGGGGCCCCGTATATAAGCAGGATTAAAAGGGGATGAAGGTTAAAGCGATTTACCAGTAAACTTGCCAGGAGAGTTAAAAGAATAAGGCTCGGCAGATAAGTAATTAAAATGGTTTTGGCGAGTGCGATAATTTTTGGCGTGCCGAGAAAGAGAAAATCATTATCGGTCACATATAATGCTGCAATCAAACCAGCTATTGCCCAAAGAATTTTGTCAGTGAATTTTTCCATGATTTGGCCTCCTCAGGTAAACTACTTAAAATAAGGTAAGAGCGCCAAAATAAATTCTAAAAGTATCAGTAAAACAATGGTAATCTCTAACGCTAAAAAGCGGCTGGTGACCACTTCTTCGGACAGCATGGAGTAGCTTCGCTCCAGGACATTTAATTTATGACGAATTTGCTCAGCCCAGATGTTGGTTCGGAAAATCCGTAAAGCCTGGGAATAGACCCGGGCGTAAAAGACATCTTCGGTAACTTTTAAAGCATTTTGCACCCGCTCGGTAATTTCGGTGATATCGGCTACGGTTTTTAGCAGGCGTTTCATTATTGTTCGGTACTTACCAAGCTTTTTGTAGCCCCGTTCTTCTTCGGCCTGGTCGATATCCTGGTACATTTCGTTAATTGCTTTTGTTAGTAAGCTATCATAGTAACGAAGCTCTAAGAGCTGAGAGACGGCAAACTCTAAAAGGTCAATAACATCCATATTGCCATTGGCGTCATAGACGAAGGCTGCATCCCAGGTAATTATGGTCATATCGGTGTCGGCATAGGAAAAGCGGTTGTTTAAAATTTCCGCCCGGGTTGTGGAGGATATAGGTTCTTTTTCTCCTAAAAGAAGCGGAACTGGATCGTAATTTGGTTTTTCGTTTGTAAAAAAAATCAGGAAATCTTCTTCAAAAAGTTCTGGCGAAGGTTTAATTAAAGCAGGAGTTAAAAGGTCTTTTAAAAACTTCACTTCTTTTTTAAAAAGTCCGTCAAATTCTTCAGTATTGTTTAAGTAAACCATCAGTTCTAAAAACTCATCATGGTTTAAATCTTTAAGGTCCAAACTTAAGTTTAAACTTAAGACACCCCAGGCGAAAATTTTTCCCGCTATTTTGGTCTGTAAAGTTTTACCATTAAAGAAATAAAAACCGGTAGAATATTCGAAGATTAATGGTGGTTCTTCTATGTGAATGGCTTTGGGCGGAATTTTTTTAAGCTTTAACCGAAAAGGCCTTTTTTCACTCAGGATTTCTTCGGCTTTGGCAAGGTTTATCTCTTCCGCGATATCAAAAAGACGGTATAAAAATATCTGATTCAAAAAAATCACCCCATAATTTTAATTATAAACAAAACTGGGGCAAAAGGGAAATAACGAGAGAAAAGAGAGGTTTTCAAGGGAAAATCGGTTTTTACTTAAAAAGGAATGTTTCCTGAAACAATCTGAGCCAGTTCTTCGGGTAGGCCTTTTTTTCTGATTGCAGCAGCGGTTATATCATACGGATAGGGAATCGGGCGAAAATTTACCGTAAGTTTATCATAAGTAACTTCTACCTGGGCGTAAACGGCCCGGGGGTCTTTGGTTTTGGGTTTACCGAGGGAGCCGGGGTTTAAAAAATGCCGTCCCTGGTGGAGGAAATAAAAAGGATAATGGGTGTGTCCGAAAACAAAAACATCGATATCCGGGTAATCTTCAATAAGTTTATTAAACCGGCCGGGGAAAAGATCCGGTGTTAAATACTCGTTTAACCGCTCGGGAGAGCCGTGAAATAGGAGAAAGTTTTTGCCATGAATGACAAACTTAATAGTATTTGGTAGTTTTTTGAGGTATTCTCTATTTTCCGGCAACAGGCTTTTGACGGTAAATGCCAAAGATTTTGCCCCAATTTCGTGTTCCTTGGCCGTTTTATAATCGCAACCACAGGTTGGCTTTTTATTGGCAGCACCGTCATCGTAATTGCCAAGAACTCCTTCAATATTTTTATCCCGGATAAGTTCAATAACTTCGTTGGGATAAGGGCCGTAACCGATAAGGTCGCCGGTGTGGTAGATTTTTTCCACTTTATTCATTTCGGCATCGGCCAGGACTTCTTTTAAAGCTGGCAGGTTACCATGGATATCGCCGATAAAAGCTAATAGCATAACTTACACCTCGTTTTTGTAGACTACTTTCTTAGTATACCAGGACTACTTTAATTTTAAAAAAAATTAAGTTAAAATTTAGTTAATTAAATTTTCTTAACGAAGGGGAATTTACCGTGATTGAAGCATTATTTTTTGTAATGGAAGAAGAAGAAACGACCTTAATTTGGAAGAAAATAAAAGAAAAGTTGTCTCTTGAAGAAGAACCGGGCTTTGTAAATCCGTTAGGTAAAAACATTATCTTATTAAAACGAGGGATGGGAATAGGGGGCAGATTTTCTTTTTTTCTGGCAGAAGATTTATTGGTGTTGGTAAGAGAAGGAGAAGATAATTTACTTGATGGTACTACCATTAGTTCTTTTAGGGGTCCATTATTGACGAATCTAATATTTGACCATATAATATCATATGAGTTTAACTAAATTAGAAAAATCCTGTGAACGGGACGAGTAGCAAGGCTCAAGGCCCCAAGCGAGCCGGGGAGGGTGGAAGCCCGGCGGTCGTGGCTTTGGCGAAAATCCCCCGGGAGGAGGCGACCCAAAGGCGAAAAGCCCAGTAGGTTTGCCCGGCGCCTGTGCCGTTATTTTAACGAAGTGACCGGATTTTTCCGGTAATTTGGGTGGTACCGCGGTGTAAAGCCGTCCCTTAACCTTTTTGGGTTAAGGGATTTTTTATTTGGGTTACAAGCGCTTAATAATAAAATTTATGCCATAAAGGAGAGGATAGAGGAAATGGACTACGGAAAAACCTTAAATCTTCCCGTTACCGATTTTCCAATGCGGGGAAATCTTCCGGAACGGGAACCGGAAATTTTGGCTTACTGGCAAAAAATTGACCTTTACCGGAAGGTACAGCAAAAAAATGAAGGGCGTCCGAAGTTTATCCTGCACGATGGTCCTCCCTATGCCAATGGCGATATTCATATGGGCCATGTTTTAAATAAAGTCTTAAAAGATATGATTGTGAAATTTAAAAGTATGGATGGTTATGATGCACCGTATGTGCCGGGCTGGGATACCCACGGGCTTCCCATTGAACAGCGGGCCATAAAAGATCTTGGGATTAACCGTAAGGAAATAAGTCCCTTAGAGTTTCGGGCTAAATGCCGGGAGTATGCGGAAAAATATGCTCGGATCCAAAAGGAACAGTTTAAACGCCTCGGGGTACGGGGAGACTGGGAAAATCCCTATCTTACCCTTATGCCCCACTACGAGGCCAAGCAAATTGAAATTTTCG is a window encoding:
- the leuB gene encoding 3-isopropylmalate dehydrogenase; protein product: MSGRSCKGPFKILVLPGDGIGPEIIKEAVKVLKALGEKKGITFNFQYGLIGGAAIDERGVPLPEETVELGKQCDAILLGAVGGPKWDNLPPEIRPELGGLLKIRKVFDLYANLRPVMFFPELKNASPLKPDIIEGVDILMVRELTGGLYFGEKKRFTTEQGEQAVIDTLIYTEKEVERVVRLGFELAQKRRGKLTLVDKANVLESSRFWREITGEIKKEYPDVELSYMYVDNCAMQLIRNPRQFDVIVTENMFGDILTDEGSVLAGSIGLLPSASLNGKFGLYEPIHGSAPDIAGQNKANPLATILSAGMMLRYSLDCPEEALLIEKAVKAVLQKGYRTGDILEPGTTLVTCEEMGDLVAEEILGGVYDEGLPL
- the cimA gene encoding citramalate synthase, encoding MKVYLYDTTLRDGAQAEGINYTVSDKLKIARKLIAFGIDYLEGGWPGANPKDLEFFQEAKKLDFNKTKLAAFGSTRHPRLKVKDDPNLLNLIKSEAPVVTVFGKSWDLHVESALATTLENNLLMVYETVAFLKEVGREVVFDAEHFFDGFKNNPEYALKVIEQAARAGADFIVLCDTNGGSLPKEIRAGVEAALKIHPRIGIHAHNDSELAVANSLIAVETGATMVQGTINGYGERCGNANLCSVIPNLILKMGVEVNCQDNLKNLTRLSRYVSEIANLHPNPYQPYTGQSAFTHKGGVHASALLKDKGTYEHIPPELVGNHRKVSISDQAGVSNLLFNSENLGLSEEEVKTYGKELVAAIKAMEHQGYQFEGAEASLELLVRKVTGKLSEPFKIDNSKLIIEIKEDGRVLSEAVVKVRVGDTTIHTASDGNGPVNALDNALRKALLEIYPNLSELKLTDYKVRVLNEKAGTEAVVRVLIESSAGEKSINTVGVSTNIIEASLKALTDSLIYFLINNNEGTVS
- a CDS encoding metallophosphoesterase family protein translates to MLLAFIGDIHGNLPALKEVLADAEMNKVEKIYHTGDLIGYGPYPNEVIELIRDKNIEGVLGNYDDGAANKKPTCGCDYKTAKEHEIGAKSLAFTVKSLLPENREYLKKLPNTIKFVIHGKNFLLFHGSPERLNEYLTPDLFPGRFNKLIEDYPDIDVFVFGHTHYPFYFLHQGRHFLNPGSLGKPKTKDPRAVYAQVEVTYDKLTVNFRPIPYPYDITAAAIRKKGLPEELAQIVSGNIPF
- a CDS encoding DUF6036 family nucleotidyltransferase — translated: MIQSLKKITNIFEKEKIRYCLIGGLAVSFYAEPRSTFDIDILALWPEPQEIFFDILERNSVKFNYIKSSLADPVGDIIKAVIDNVSIDIIMARFPHEIDFVNNAIEVTIEEKEKFKIISLYDLIAQKLLAGGPKDLFDVAMLLKYNQKNISLDSLKLHLQKYKINLEPFLKFISIYEKDKGLF